ACGCTAGTAATCTGCAACCTTGTAACTTTTGGAGGTTGATGACATCAATCTTGTTGCCAGTTGAGATTCTAAAATCAAATCCTGTTATGGCACATTAAGGATTTTGATGTGCAAGATCTTGGTATATTGGCTGTGCATCACACATCCCACCGAGTCAGATCCTCGAGCTTATAACAAGACATGAGAGCAGTCAAGGGAAAACGTAATGGGTGACATCACACATAGCATGAAAATAGATTCTAAATTCTGGAAACCCATTACTCATTTAGTCAGAAACGATAATATAAGTTAATTCCTTTAGTCAAGTCAAATATGAGATTTTCAAATACTGCTGCTGAGACTAGAGCTATAAGTTCAGTCAGCCAAACCAAACTTTTGAGATCtgatcaagaacaacaacaacaagagctaGCAATATGGGAGAAGGAGAAGAATCACCAGTGAAGCTAATTGGAGCTTGGCCCAGTCCATACAGCTATAGAGTTATCTTGGCTTTAGAATTAAAAGGTATCAATTACGAGTACATTAATGAAAATCTCCACCACAAGAGTGAAATGTTGCTGAAATACAACCCAATTCACAAAAAGATACCAGTTCTTGTTCATGGAGGTAAAACCATTTGCGAGTCAATGATTATACTCGAATACATCGACGAAACGTGGCCGGAGAAATACCCATTACTACCTAAAGATCCTTATGAAAGATCTACTGCTCGGTTTTGGATTAAACTCATTGAAGAAAAGGTAGAATTCACCAATAACTATTCATTAAGTTTGCTTTGTAACATTTTCTAATTCTAGTGTTGTTTATTTTGCAGGGTACATCAAGCCTTTTTAATTTCTTTTGCAAATCAGGGGAAGAACATGAGATTGCAAAGAAACAACTGTTGGAAATTCTCGAAACCACGGAAAAAAACAGTGGAATTGGGGATGAGAATAAGAAGTTCTTTGGCACATTGGTTGGGAGCCGTGGAAGAAGTActaggagttcaagttcttgaagCAGATAAGTTTCCTAGATTTCATCGATGGACTGAGAGATTTAAGGAAGTTCCTGTGATTAAAGATAATCTCCCAAGCTCTGATGAATTGCTGAGTTTTTACGAAGGTATCAAGGAGCAGATGAAGAGCAGCTAAACACGATTTGATGCAGCGGGAGAGGTTACCAATCCAGAGATCCTGCACCTACATGGGTTATCTTTCTATAGTATTAATATGAGATTATTTGTTTCACTATCAGTAGTTGCATCTTGAATGCATGTatgttttgttttgatatgtaatTGTGCTTGTTGCACCAACAAAAACAGACGGAAACTGTTCTACTGCTGTATGTGTTTCCATGGTGCAGAGAGCTTGATCTTAAAGGGGGAAACTCCCAGGTAcctttaaaaagccctaaaacaGCATCAAATTAAACCACAGTGATTCCGTTTGCTGCAGTTACCTTGATCTCAAAGGGGTGAAACTCTTGCAAGCATTGTTTCCCTTTTCTACTAGACAAAGCTGGTTCTAGATAAGACGGTATTCTTAGCTTTGAGCTTGATCTGAAGGGTACCAAATGTGTACTCTCAAGGGAGTGTTATGTGATGCACGTTCGTAGCGTCAACCTCATCGACAAGCATTCATTAAATTTATATATGCAACCTGACATATATGATTTTTTATTGAAACAACACAAGCAGTTAAGCACAAACGTAGAGAGCTGCAAACTCCGACATTTGCTTGGTAAACTTATCTAAAGCGCAAACAGCTCATTCTCAGTAAGACGGATCGGTTTAGTTTGCGTTAAAATTTAATTACCACGTTAATGTCTCAAACAACAGATAAGAAATGATAAGGACGCATAGAAATGTAGAATCAATGAAACAATCTCAAAAGCTTGCCTTTATTTGAATCTTAGTCGCACTTGTTTACATTGAATGGTACCCGTACGTACGTACTGTTTTTCTTATGCTAGCTCCCATGAATGCTATTGTCAGTTGTAAAGAATGAGTTAAATCTGACTAGAGATTTAAGCAGCACAAGTATAGGTTTTGTTCTTCCAGCTGAGGAGACACCTCTGCAAATATCTGAAAGGGGACGATTTTTCACGTCAGGACCAGATTGTTACTGATCAAAAGTAACCATCAGAAACTGAATGACAAAGAGATCAGACGAAGTATTATTACCTCAAATCCCATGCTGGTTCGTTATCCCGGACGACTTGTAAGAATATCTTCTTCGCACCTGCCGACATACCAAATCCAAGATTATTGGTTGCAGCTAAGCATGCAATTTGGATGCCTGGAAGAGAACTTATGCAGTCAAATGGGGGGAGGGATAGTTTTACCTTTTTCTTTTGCAGCTTCAATTGCAAACTTGAGCATGCTGCTTCCAATGCCTTGCTGACGTGCACTTTCAGCAACAGTTACGTTCGTTATTATGCCACATTTCTCTGATCCTCtttttttgaacttgctataCAGATTCCCCAGCTTCACAAGTTCCTGGGAAATCAAGGAATTCAAATCTTAGGTGATTCTCAACATCAAATTGCAAACTTAGATTAGAAAATTATCCAATTATAATGCACCTCAGGACAAGTCTCCCCCTCTAACAGATATTTGACACGAAGATCCAGAGTTCCAATAACACGTTGAAGCATATTCTCGCCTTCCTTTCTTACAGCAATAATGCACATGAACGGTTCTAAATAATGCATCGCGTATCGCTTCATTATCACATCAAACTCCTGCATAGACAGACAGATAGTAAGCCAATAGACTCTCGCCTTCATTCTCATGTGATGCATTTACTAAGTTTCAGTAGTGTAAGTGTAATTTTACCTTATCTGCGCGAGCCTTCTTTATGTAGCTACTCACAAACGGGTTGTGCGACCGATATTCATAAAGTCCTTCTGCTTTCAACATTGCTGATGCCTACTCAAAGAAACAACCAACCTTCAAAATCTAATTAGAAAAAACAAATTAAAGCAGAATTTCAAAATTACTTAAAAATTTACCTTAAACTCTTCTTCAAGTTCGGCTTCTCTAACCACATACTCTCCATTATCTGACAAAATCGTCGATGCACCACATACTCTAAATCTGACAAACTCTTCTTGAGTTatcggttcttcttcttcattgtcagaTGAAAATTCTCCATTGTCTCTTGGCAATGCATATAGTACTTGACGAAATTTCCTACatcatataaacaattaaacaactaagaACACAGGAAAATCTCTAGCAAGATTCATCAAGAACCCAAAGAATGAATTCTGAATAGAAGTATGATAATGAACTCACATTGTTGCAGGAGAAACAAGAACAGATTTACTAGCAGAGTGCAAGAACCTGAGATTGAATTCCCTGTAGGTATCAAATTAACAAAACCCAACTAAGAATCCATGAAAGAAGAAGATTAGAAGAACCCAGAGATGAAgaatagaagaagatgatgatcaaGTACTTACGTTTTTGCaggaaaagaaacaagaagaggTGGTTTGTGTTGAATTCTTCTTCCATGGCAAGAAGAAGGGAAATGCAAGAACTTGGGTCGTGTTGTTTGATGATTCATTGACAGCaacattttgttttcttcttcttcttcaatggagtgattgtttttgctttgggtCTGTAAAACTGAATGCATGGGTTTTTGATTCGTTCATCTGGCTTTTATAAGTAAAGGGAATTCAAGAATCAAGAAAAACTGAAAATTTTGAGTTCTGGACCGACTCTATAATGACCATTGGATCATTCTACAGTCTGTTATGATCTAGAACACTGTGCTTATGACACGTTTAGCCCCTAGCTCTGACTAAGGGGAGAACCAAATTTACAGTGCCATCTAATTTGGTATGTTTGTACATTGCTGATATAAAAACTCTGACTATCTACAGAAACTAGATGGCTGACAAGTAATTTTCGCATACTGTTCTGGTGCAGTTACAAACATGTAAATGGAGGAAAGTAGTAGAAGAGAGCGAAGATCCGAGACTAGATGGTAACCTTGGCATCCTTAAAGGAAGTCCTCGTTCCTCATGAGCATCTAGCATTATTCTTAATTCTGACATTAAAATGAGAGATAATAAACAGCACCCTCTCCTATGTGTGCTGTGCTGAAACACTTTGAGCCAACTATATCCTGCAGACGAACAATGCTCTTTGAGCCAACTTGCGTGAAAACTATCCCAAATTCTTCAGTTTCTGTATCATACAAGCCAATCCCTTCTTTGCAATTGAGATAAATCTTCTTACTTCGAATGGCAAACAGGCCTCATCATAAGCTGAACTATAAATGCAACCAAGATCAATACTGTAGCCCATCATGTCAGAGCAGTCCTTCCGATCCTTAGTCGAGGAACACCAATCTGTAAAAAGAGCAGAGCGACATATTCTTTACCTTTGAGCAGGGGAGAGCCTTGGAACTAAAGATTTGGATTTGTGAATTGTTGGTTCCTCTTGGAAAAGAGAAACCCTCCAAAAATAGGCGTATGCCGCTTATAAGCGGCAAGCACACGGTATTCTTTAGTAAAAGGCGAAAGAATAGTTCGCTCTGTGCTTACCGCACGGCTGCGTGAATCATTTGGGAGAGTGGAGTGCTGCTATTATACACAGCATTTCGGGGAGAGTTCTGGTTTCTAATCCTTGTGGGACTATTCCCGTTTCATTTCTACTTCTCAACTAAAACTTGGAAAGTCACTATGTCTCAGGGCCTGCTTACTCTCATTTGATGCTGGTCTTTCTTTACCAACATCAAACTTGATAAAACCTACTGTATGATCTTGTCGTTCTCAACGCCGAGAACACTAAGAAACCGAGGTAATTTAGACAAGAGCAACTGTTTGTAAACTTGAAGTTCTTCATGAGTGTACAATATACACATCAAATTCAAACACTATCTGGAAATTAGAGTATAAGAAAGAAATAATTGCCATACATATCAAAGATGAATCTAAAGTTCCCCCAACTCTTAAACTCGGGTATATCTGGATCACTTATACTGTTGGGAAGTGAAACCCATGGCCCTTGGCGATGACGAACATACATGCCAAATGGATAGCAAATACATGGCCTGTAATATATCCTGGATGAGAAATGTATGAAACCAAGAGAGAGTAGAAACCTCTATCGAACACGCAAAAGACTTTCTGTCTTTTCTTTCCgaccataagaatgaaactccgCAAGCCTGACCTTTAGAACTAATTCCTTCAGTGAAATGATTCTCCAGGAAATTAGAAACTGTGTTTTTTTTCCCTTCATAATGCTTGGTCGTTAAAATTTATGGTCTTTACCATATTTTGAGTTCCCAGTTTCCAATTTGGTTGAAATATATGGTGATTAAGGTCAGAGAGTTTGTTGGTTCTGATAAATCTCATCCTTTGATGCAAGATTACATACGGACAAAGCTAAGAGGTTAGAAGAACGATCCTAGTAACCTTTTATACCGCTCTAGACAGGGTGTGTAACACATTGTTCACGGCGCTGCtactaaaagaagaaaaagataatgGATAGGGATCATGATATATGAAGTGCCGCAGAGGGAGTTTTGCCTTCCTTCTTTGAAGTTTTCTTCCGCTTCTTCTCAGGTTGGGGTTCTTTCCCCTTCAGTTCAGAGCTGTAGAGCCTCAATGACGAGGCCAGATGTTCGTTCCTATGGGCTGCAACCAAATCAGGAGCAATGTATTAGCACTAATGTTGAACAGCAACAGCTATTCAAGCAACAACTAAAGGGTAATATCTCTAAAAAAGACTAGGAAAAAAGTGTTGCGAGGAAAGGAAAGATTTAGTAGTTAAAAATGTACCCTCAGTGATGCACTTGAGTACAACATAGAGTTGAAGAGTAAACCACAGCTATAAAGAATGTATCTGGTCGCGTTAAGCGCTACAGATAAGTGTGAGATACATACTGCTCTAACACATTAAGTGCAGAAACCAGAAAATGGTAGAAACGCATATCAGTTTCCCTGATAAGGcattttaaaattaaaacaactTGATACACTTACCAGAAAGTATAACATCGTCCATGTTCACAGACTTGCGACCTGCATGCTGTGCAAATAGCTCCAGGTCCTTAGCCAGTTGTTCTGATTTCCACAGGAATATCATCCCCACCCCATTAGTTTCACACTTGTCAAAGAGAAGGCAGTTTTACACACAAGAGACACAAACTAGAAACTAACTCCGCACATGGTCTTATGAACACAATGGTAAAAGGCATTTCAAACTGTAAAAAGAGGCCGAAGACATTCAAAATTTTATAGTAGAAAATCTCAGCCAAATACTAAGAGCCTAGAGTTTCTATTTGTTGCAAAATGAGGGAGAGAGTTTGTGGTAGCACATCACCCGACTTATATTCCGTTACATTCTATCTCCTCACGGTAAGGATTCAGACATGCTATCATAGATGCAAATCCAGACAGAACTCCTAGGCCCCTAGCTATTTGGAAAAGAGAACTGAAAATGAGCTATGGAACGTGATGAAGGTTTGTTCCATGGTAAAGTTATTGGGACAATTTTTCAGGCAGCGCAAAGACTAGCTGAATACTTTCTCCTGTTTATGTCTACAAAGTTCACTCTCTAATTTTCTCACAACTGGAAGCATGAAAAGGATTGTGCAGGAATTGAACTATTCAATCTTTTGCGATCGTATTTCAGTTTATGCATCTGCTAGTGAGAGGTACATTAAGTGCCTTTATGAAGCATGGAAAGGATACATGGGTAAGCATACGGATACATAAGGCAGTTGGATAGCTCGAGAAGCCGTGATAATTGTGTATGTAGGTTGAAGACAACTGTATCTGTTTATGTATATCTGTATGTATAGCGAGAAGAGCATCCTTGTAAAATATTATTTGCTAGATTCTTTCTGATTTAGACAATGCGCATTGTAAAAGCGAGATACTACTATGTGATTGCTAGAAGAAAAATGAGGAAGAAATGTCATTGCTGAATTATAAAAGACATCTCCGACGTTTATGTACAACTCTACACGAAGGATACAGAAACTAAACCATTCTCATACATTTCAATGCCAGTTACAACTTATGCATTTATAAAAAAGAACACAAACAACAGCAAAATGTGACTTTAGGGGATTAACCTGAAAATTTGAAGGCAAGATCAGAAATGCAACCCATAACTTGCTCAGATACCTCCATAttgttcttcttccctgtttcAATTGCAGTAAGTCGTGGATTGAGACAGATTAAAAAAACCTTCaaaatgaaaaaattgaaaatgaaattggaaTTTATAGAAAACCTTCAGCTTCAGCAATTTTGATAACAGAAAGGCGGAATCTATCCTTCAAAACATTCGAAgttgattcatcttcttcttctcgctCGAAATCACTGTAGTCTCTTTCATCCATTGATTTGAAATTCTAGGGTTTCGCTGCTCGTATGTTACTGTAAAGACTAAAGAGCGAGGGGAATAAACAAGCGGGAAAACATCCAGTGTTGGGCTTGGGTGCCTAAGTGCCTTATAGGGTGGTTGGATAGACTTTTCGAAAAGTCATAAGTTAATTCCGCGTTGCAATTTTGAAATGACTTTTACAAGCAACGATTTTCTTTTCTGATTTTGACtactgaaattgatttttaattCTGAAAAGTAGAAACACTTCTATTTTTTTGTATCCAAACATGCTCGTATTTTCCGTTCTAGTATCAGTTATCTGATATAAATTGGAAGGCCGATGCCAGAAAGGTGACTGAGAAGATGGTCTTTATAAGATGCGAAAGTGATGGTCCAATAGAGATGGAGTTGTCTAGTATTTACAAGTATCAAGAGATTTTTCATGTTTTGCTTTTTCATCCACGCCCACTGGCAGTGATCCTCTATATTTACTGGGAAAACATTTTTCTCAACAAGCAAAAGGTGAAAAAGTATTCCAGCAATTTGAAATATCTAACTCAGGAGGAATCGAGTTACATATCCACTTTTCTTTTGCTGCAGTGCTTAGAGCTTcttcaaacaattttttttaccaCCACCTCAGTTTAGTGTTCAAACTGAGTTACATGTCCACTTCAACGCTCTTGATAACTCCACCTGTAGAACAGTTTGCCTCATCCCTCTGAGCAAAACGCCCAAGTGGCGGGGACATGAAAAGATTCTCCACCACCATGGATTTGGTGGGAAGCATCTTCACAAACCTGAGCATACCGTGTTTCAAGAACTTAGGCTACCTTTCGAGTTTCCTTTCCAGCTAGCCTGTCAATGTTTATAACAATCGAGCCAAACTTTACAATGACATGGGATCTGTGGCAGTCAGGGAAGAATCAAAGTCATGAAGAGAAAACCAGGCAATCAAAATGAGCAATTCATTAAGGTGCTGGTACAGCTCAGTCAAGTACATCTGTGGATTGTTATCTAAATATATGATTACAAGGAAATGCTAGAAACAGCCGTACTAGATTACCTTATCATCAGAACTACTTGCAAACTGCAATAGTTTAGCTGTTCTAGTTCTGTATGTCCGAGGCAACAGCAATTGACTGTGATGCATCCACCGTAGATTCTGATTCTGACTCAAAGGGCTCACTCTTATTGCATAAAGAAATATTGTCTGCCAAAGGAGCTCTTGTGCTATATAGAATTTCCACGGTGTTTGGGGAAAGACAGAGATGATTAAGCTTTGCTGAAATCTTTTCAAGCTCCTCCTGATCATGGTCAAGAAGAGTGCAGGTATTAGAAGATACTACCACTGCATCACCATTATGGGTGTCTTTCTTTCCTATTGGCTCCTCGATAACTTCCACGTTCAGATCCACTGCTGCTACttgtttaaccaaaccatcaacTTGATCATCAGTACAAGATAAATTTTCCTTATCATTCTTCTTTTGTAGTAAATCCGAGCTATCTCTAGGATGCCCTTGCTCATCCAGAGGCATTTCACCTGATGTCTTAGAAGGGGTCATGCTACCATCAAAGCTTTCCTCAGATACCAGAGTTTCTTCTTCTCCAGAAGGAACAATAACATCACTTACAACACCAGTGCTATTCTCAGAAGAATGTTGAACATCCATCTTCTCTTCATTTGCAACAGAACCCTGATCAACAGGGATGATGTTCGGCAATTCTCCAACATCCAAAGATTTACAATGTTCTGTTTGGAGGGTTCCTGAAGATGGGTGCTTCTGAACTTCTGAAGCTGTATCACAATTATCCTGTAGTTTTGCAGAAGCATCCGGTAACTTGGGTGAATCAAGAGATAATTCTTGGAGTTGTTCCGAAGATGCATACTTTTTGCTTGAAGCAGAAGGTACTACAGAATCTAACTTAATGCTACCTGCTGGCTTTACACTCCTTCCCTCTTGAAGCTTATTAACCTTCGTATTGACAAGTTCCTCACTGGGGGTAACAGGTCGAGATTCTCCCGACCCAGTAAGACCATTTCGTGCGCTAGAACGAGATTGTGAACCACCCAGTGGAGTACTTACTAAAGATTTTTCCTGAAAtagttaaaataaaaatagaatcaaCAAATAAAAATAGCTGAGAACTGTCAGAGATGTactgaaaagaaaaatataaatggTTAACATGAAGAGAAGCAAACAGGTACCGCATCAAAAAATCCAATTTTTGGTGATGGCATTCGGAGGCCTGACGGTTTACAGGCTTTGGAGCCATTTGCTGATGCTGTATTTGAAACTAAAGCAGATAACGCAGAAGCTTTCTTGGTGCCTTGGTTCAGAGGGGATTTACCAGAAGGTGGGGGAATTTCCACATTTGATGCTTGGGAGGCATGGCTCTCTCTACGCAAAGAAGATATTTTGCGAGGAGAATCAACACCCACATTAGTGGGTCCCTTGCGAGGAGTAGTATGACTAACATTTGCAGATCCTGCGCGAGGACAACTACCAACAGCATTTGCTGATCCTCCGCGGGGAGAATTAACACCAATATTTGTGGATCCTCGGTGGGGGGTACTGATACCAGCATTTGCCTTTGATCCATAAGTCAGAGTAGAAGTTGATGAAGAGGACTCAGTAGACCAGCCGTCAATTGAGCTGGAAGGTGATATGTTAGAAGGGAGCTTGGGCTTTGGAATCGAATTTAGATATGCTGTAAGACGAGAATTTTCAGGATCAGTTCTAGCTTTTGAGGAGATCCGTAAGGGGTTTTTAAGGGTTGGCTTAGAGACAGGAgctacattcttggaatcgggtTTACTTCTCAAAGACTTTAAGGGGGATTTTGCAGTAGAATCAGAGGAAGTGCTGCCGCTTGTGGTAAATGAAGAACAAGAAGCTGATGGCTTCATTTTGGTAGTCGGGGGagaatctgaagatgattttgggCTAGGCGCAAGCCTAGAAGTAACACTTGAGCTCAGCAAACTGGGCTTCTTAAGAACAGCGGCAGTTTGTCCCTTACCTGTGACTGAGATAATAATAGTGAGataaagttgtacaaaatattaAGCATAAAGACTGTAACCTGGAATCTTGTTTGACCGCTAGATTTTTACCTGGAGCAGTTTTTTGAGTATTATTATCAATTTTGACACGGGTGGGAGCAAATGTAGTCTTCTTCGTTGGAGCTGCGGAGATTGGATTGGCCCTGCCTGCTATCTTCGGCGGTTTAAGAGACGATGAGATTGGCTCACCACTTCTTGCAGCAAGCTTTAATCCATAAAAGATTACAGAAGATTAATAATTACAACAACTAGCTCTTAGATAGTTCTGCACTGTGTGGAAGGTATGCATCTCTAGTTAACAATTACATAGGCCACTGCCCAAGAGATTTTGACAGTTCAGGGAATATCACCAATCTGAATTGTGTGAACCATGTGCGATGATTAATGGTATGAACATAAAGTTCAGTATTTCCTACTTAGGAGGTTCAAACTTGCCTGTGTAACTCTTGGACGAACTATAGCCTCCTTCGCGTTCACACTTTGCCTCTTGGAAGCAACAACAGGTTTCATCTGAAATTTTATAAAGAATTTGAGTTATTAAAGATTGACGGAAAGAACCTGACATGCCAAAACGGAGTTGGAAAAGTGTGATCTAGATAAATTACCTTGTTTCTACCAGCAAGCTCTGCCTTCTTCGGAGCTGAATAATAACAATTGTTAGCTTGTTGATAAACACAAAAATGAAAAAGGCAGACACGACTCAGCAAATGCAAAAGAAGCCCATCTCCATAACCTTATACCGTTGGAGACAATCAACGTATGCCTCATTGGTTGGTGACTTTAATGTAGTGAGCACTTAGGCAAAATGTAACATTATCAGTTGGTACCAACTCCTAACCCCTTACGCCTTACCTCTAGTTCTAGCATTAACTTCAAGTGGTCAGGAGTTGAGATAGATTTATGCAAATAAGCCTAAAAAGAAAGCCACGCCTGTCTATAATATACTGCCAGGCCTTCGCTTGGCACAACTGTTTAGTCCTGAAATGAATTCAGACCTACATTTAAGAGCAGGTTTTCAAAATACAAACCTGCCACTCCTGGTATCACTTTGCTGTTTGCATTAGCCACGTTGGGCAATTTACTGGACCTCTGAATGGACGCCCTtacatcttcaaagaaatcaacttcAAAGCTTTCTCGTGTCAGACTGTCACCATCTAACGTAGAGTTAAACGTCGAGCTTGACTCTGCAGACCTCCGCACATCTTCTTGGATTCCCGGTAGCGTGCTTGGTGCTGCCTTCCTCATTCCATTACTTATAAAAGACAACTCTTCAGCGTCTAGTACACCTGAACGTTTCAAAAATTTGTCACAAAGTCCATGTCAATAAAGATACCAGTTTATAAGCTTCGTCAGACGTGTTTATGTAAATCTAAAGTGTATCACATATACATAATGAATGATGAAGAAAGTTCCTACACATGACCATGCATACAGCAGGGATATGTCAAAAAAAACCTTGTACAAATATCAAAACTACGATGAATACAAAACCATACCATCATTTGTAAAAAAAGCACTATCCCACACCAAACTTTTCCGCAAATTACACATGCCATTTTTTCTAGATCTTCCTCCTGTTTCTTTCTGGTCCATTTGTCCCTGGCCATCTCCATCATCCCTTGTATTAGGATCCCCAGTCTCCGACAAATCAAAGCAATCATCCTTACCATCCCCCCTTTCCTCAGCATCTCCAACCACAAACAAATCAAAACAATCATCCtcattttgattttcttctccaaACCCTGTCACAATTTTAACCTCATCAAATTTCGGAGCTGAAAGAACAATGTAATCTGATAACATCTTAAACCTACCaatcaaattgaaaaaaataagGATCTCCCAAGTTAAACCCAAAAAAAATCATAGAAACCAAGCAAGAACCCAAAATTCTGAACCCTAAAATCGATTAACAagacataataaaaaaaattacagtgaaCAGTTGAAGAGAGGATTAAAATGATAATTACCAGGAGTGGAGATGAGACAATCATCTTCAGAACAAACATCAATAAGATGAAGCGGATCAACATTTACTAGATCTTTCATCATCTCTGTATTTTCAGCCATTGTTTAGAGATTTTTTGAAACCCTAGATCTtgaaaataatttaaactaaatatagaaggaaaaaaaaagggaaaattggATCGATTTATTTGATAATGGGAGTTGTGGGTTTTGTTAGAGGAGATAATAACAAGATTTGAATTTGTAGAAAC
This portion of the Papaver somniferum cultivar HN1 chromosome 11, ASM357369v1, whole genome shotgun sequence genome encodes:
- the LOC113320154 gene encoding protein MHF1 homolog, which gives rise to MDERDYSDFEREEEDESTSNVLKDRFRLSVIKIAEAEGKKNNMEVSEQVMGCISDLAFKFSEQLAKDLELFAQHAGRKSVNMDDVILSAHRNEHLASSLRLYSSELKGKEPQPEKKRKKTSKKEGKTPSAALHIS
- the LOC113322498 gene encoding uncharacterized protein LOC113322498 isoform X2, with translation MAENTEMMKDLVNVDPLHLIDVCSEDDCLISTPGFGEENQNEDDCFDLFVVGDAEERGDGKDDCFDLSETGDPNTRDDGDGQGQMDQKETGGRSRKNGMCNLRKSLVWDSAFFTNDGVLDAEELSFISNGMRKAAPSTLPGIQEDVRRSAESSSTFNSTLDGDSLTRESFEVDFFEDVRASIQRSSKLPNVANANSKVIPGVAAPKKAELAGRNKMKPVVASKRQSVNAKEAIVRPRVTQLAARSGEPISSSLKPPKIAGRANPISAAPTKKTTFAPTRVKIDNNTQKTAPGKGQTAAVLKKPSLLSSSVTSRLAPSPKSSSDSPPTTKMKPSASCSSFTTSGSTSSDSTAKSPLKSLRSKPDSKNVAPVSKPTLKNPLRISSKARTDPENSRLTAYLNSIPKPKLPSNISPSSSIDGWSTESSSSTSTLTYGSKANAGISTPHRGSTNIGVNSPRGGSANAVGSCPRAGSANVSHTTPRKGPTNVGVDSPRKISSLRRESHASQASNVEIPPPSGKSPLNQGTKKASALSALVSNTASANGSKACKPSGLRMPSPKIGFFDAEKSLVSTPLGGSQSRSSARNGLTGSGESRPVTPSEELVNTKVNKLQEGRSVKPAGSIKLDSVVPSASSKKYASSEQLQELSLDSPKLPDASAKLQDNCDTASEVQKHPSSGTLQTEHCKSLDVGELPNIIPVDQGSVANEEKMDVQHSSENSTGVVSDVIVPSGEEETLVSEESFDGSMTPSKTSGEMPLDEQGHPRDSSDLLQKKNDKENLSCTDDQVDGLVKQVAAVDLNVEVIEEPIGKKDTHNGDAVVVSSNTCTLLDHDQEELEKISAKLNHLCLSPNTVEILYSTRAPLADNISLCNKSEPFESESESTVDASQSIAVASDIQN
- the LOC113322498 gene encoding mucin-5AC-like isoform X1, with product MAENTEMMKDLVNVDPLHLIDVCSEDDCLISTPGFGEENQNEDDCFDLFVVGDAEERGDGKDDCFDLSETGDPNTRDDGDGQGQMDQKETGGRSRKNGMCNLRKSLVWDSAFFTNDGVLDAEELSFISNGMRKAAPSTLPGIQEDVRRSAESSSTFNSTLDGDSLTRESFEVDFFEDVRASIQRSSKLPNVANANSKVIPGVAAPKKAELAGRNKMKPVVASKRQSVNAKEAIVRPRVTQLAARSGEPISSSLKPPKIAGRANPISAAPTKKTTFAPTRVKIDNNTQKTAPVTGKGQTAAVLKKPSLLSSSVTSRLAPSPKSSSDSPPTTKMKPSASCSSFTTSGSTSSDSTAKSPLKSLRSKPDSKNVAPVSKPTLKNPLRISSKARTDPENSRLTAYLNSIPKPKLPSNISPSSSIDGWSTESSSSTSTLTYGSKANAGISTPHRGSTNIGVNSPRGGSANAVGSCPRAGSANVSHTTPRKGPTNVGVDSPRKISSLRRESHASQASNVEIPPPSGKSPLNQGTKKASALSALVSNTASANGSKACKPSGLRMPSPKIGFFDAEKSLVSTPLGGSQSRSSARNGLTGSGESRPVTPSEELVNTKVNKLQEGRSVKPAGSIKLDSVVPSASSKKYASSEQLQELSLDSPKLPDASAKLQDNCDTASEVQKHPSSGTLQTEHCKSLDVGELPNIIPVDQGSVANEEKMDVQHSSENSTGVVSDVIVPSGEEETLVSEESFDGSMTPSKTSGEMPLDEQGHPRDSSDLLQKKNDKENLSCTDDQVDGLVKQVAAVDLNVEVIEEPIGKKDTHNGDAVVVSSNTCTLLDHDQEELEKISAKLNHLCLSPNTVEILYSTRAPLADNISLCNKSEPFESESESTVDASQSIAVASDIQN